tttttcactttctcatcCTCTATCAGTTTTAGTACACCCTCTGGAACCTTGCCTTCGTCGAGTTCTTTGGACCACACTCGAtactgaaaaagataaaatatattgCTAAtgtagatataaaagaaaaaggccaTTTCATTAATACATAagttagtaatatatatatatatatatatatatatatatatatatatatatatatatatatatatatatatatatatattagtaaaaCCCTGTTTAGATTGAACTTGAATAAGCTGgatattggataagttggacaCTACGTTTTGTTCATGTTCTATCCTGACTGCACCATAGGCATTTTTTGCCCTATGATTGAATAACCTTAAGCCATTCTTATAATACTGGGTAAAATACCACTGATAGCAATTTCATCATTTGAGTCAATTGAAGAGTTGTCAAAGCCGTTCATGACGTAAAATGGCTGTGTGTGCCATGGCACTACCAGCACCAAGATTGGTGTTTACACAGCTGACTTGTCAAGCACATGGCAATGTCTCGCTAAGCTTTCCTTTACTCTGTATACCTTATTGTTGCCTTTGTAATTTTACCATGGCTTTTAAGAGTAAGATTGTGTCTGAAGCTGAAGGTGCTATTGGTAGCAGACAAATTGGCTGTTATACAAGACCATCATGaggttttgcgtgtgtgtgtgtgtgtgtgtgtgtgtgtgtgtatacttacctagttgtagttttacagggcctggcctttatgctcgtgtggccccgtctccatatctacatttatccaatcttactttaaaagtatgcacactcgttgcagacactacttcttcatttaaactgttccacgtctcaatacatctctgcgggaaactatgttttttaatatctctcagacatcttccttttctcagctttttactatgcgatcttgtacttcggatgtcatattcctctctcaggatcagtttctcattatccacttggtccattccgttgatcaatttataaacttgtatcaggtctcctctctcccttctttgttccagggttggtagattcatagcctttagtctctcctcatatgtcatcccttcaaattctggaaccattcttgtagctatttttttgtagcctctccaatttccttatgtgttcctttttatgaggggtccacattactcctgcatatcccaatctgggtcttattatagtacttatcaatttcttcatcatttttttgtccatgtagtgaaatgctactccaatattccttagcaaattatgtttctctaaaaattctatcaatatggcttattggttgattgttttcttccatcgtcactcctaagtccttttcctttttaactttctccagttctactccatctcccatcttatagattcccacaggtcgtctttcactctttcccatttccatgacatggcttttgttcatgTTGAATTCcattttcccactttttactccattcccagatcttatttaggtcttcttgcagtatttcacaatcctctttttgttttataactctgcacagttttgtgtcatctgcaaacagatttaagtagctgttcactccttctggcatgtcgttaatataaatgaggaaaagtattggtgccaatactgacccctgtggcactctgctttctactgctctccatttggacttcatatctttaactaccgtccttatttctctccccctcaaataattttctatccatctcaatgtgcttccttttaagccacccttctcctctaacttccatagtaatcttgcatgtggcactttgtcaaacaccttttttaaatccaaataaatacagtcaacccatccctctctctcttgtactctattaactattctagaatagaaactcaataaattagttacacaagaccgtctttttctaaaaccaaattggctatttgatattaatttgttgtcatcaaggaattcgatccattgtttctttattattttttcacacatcttgcatattacatttgttaatgataccggtctgtaatttaaaggttcttccttccttccactcttatatatgggaaccacctcagctctttttccattctactggtactgttccattttctattgagcattttatgatgttgtatataggacttgctagttcttccctacattctttcagtattttgcctgagacttcatctggtcccattgccttctcttcatccagttccttcattaactctttaatttcaagcttggttactttaatctctttcatatagattgtctctctattactctgtggcctctaaaatttggattccttagtaaagacttcctggaattttttatttaatagttttgccatactttttgggtcttccaccatcccgttctctccttttcacctttctattgtttctttttgcctaatttttccatttatgaatctatagaacaattttggttgctccttacattttttgacaatgtccttttcgaagttcttttcctcttccttcctcaccttaacattcatttctcgctgccttgaagttttccttatttgctggatttctatttctcctccaccttttccatgctccatctcttttcttctttgccctGGCAcaacttgcattaaaccaatctttctttccttcttctttaggtctatattttggaacatattccctgactcctgttttgcatatttccaaaaataagctatatttgtcttgcattgtctctgagttttccatctcctcacagtctacgtttttaaaatagtttttgagattctcaatatcagcctttctgtaatttaatcggtctcctttgtatgaatcgtctctatcttcttttccctcttctatatctatttctaatattgcatgtgtgtgtgtgtgtgtgtgtattttacctaattgtaacatacgggaaaagagctatgctcgtactgtcccgtctccatatctactaatgtccagctttttcttaaaatcatgaatattccttgcgttgaccacttccacgtctaaactattccatgcttccacccttctatgagggaagctatatttttcacatctctcctataagtggccattttagtttttcccatgccctctcgacattctttcattccacatacacagatcttccctatccattttttccatgccaatcatcactctgtatattgctatcaggtctcccctttctcttctgttttccagggtcggaagttgcattctgttcagtctgtcttcataagtcaaatctcttaagtcaggcaccatttttgttgcagccctctgtactttctctagtttccttatgtgtttctttaagttcgagcccactgtattgttgcatattcaagcctcggtcttatcattgcagtaattattttcttcatcatttcttcatctaaatatacagacgccactcttatgttcctcaataagttcaatacttctccaattattttgtttatatgtctctctggcgataggtcattggtaattgtcaccccaaggtctttttcttcatgactggttttatgtcttcatttcctatcttgtacatactcctgattcttctttcactcttgccaaactctaatttcttgcattttgtcgtgttgaactccatttgccatgtacagctccatttccatattctgtccaagtcttcctggagtagttcgcaatctttgtcacatctcacttttcttaacaattttgcatcgtctgcaaataggctcacataactggacaccccatccaccatgtcatttatgtagactgcaaacattactggtgccaacactgatccctgtggaactccactctccaccaagccccattctgatggtctgtccttaattattgttctcatttctcttcctaccaaaagtcttccatccattttagtaaactgccatgcactcctcctaccatttcaagtttccagatcagtctccgtgtggtaccttatcaaaggcctttttaaatccagatatattccatcagcccaaccatctctttcctgtattacatctatcaccctcgaatagtaacatatcaggtttgtcgtgcatgaacgcccttttctaaaaccaaattgacactcacaaagtatgtcattttctccaagaagtctgtccatctattcttcaccaccctctcacacatcttagctaccacacttgtaagtgacactggtctatagttcaatgggtctctcttgttacctgatttataaattgggacaatgttagctcttttccagtcttggggcactacaccttcccttaatgaggcatcaattacttcacaaactttttctgccagttgctccctgcattctcttaaaatccatcctgataccccatcaggtcccacagcttttctcacttctaaactccccatcatattcttgatctcctccacagttacttgaaactccttcataatccctttctgttccattaccagtggtttgtcaaaagcagtctcctttgtgaataccttccgaaagcatccattcatagcctctgccatttcctgggatcctcactgcatactccatttacttctaaactttcaatactttctctatttttgatgttgttgttcacatgtctgtaaaaaagccttggttggtctttacatttatcaattatatccttttcttgtttctttctttcttctcttctaatcaacacatattcatttcttgctcttttgtaactttcccactgcttaatccgtcttttccttctccacctcttccatgcatcctcttttcttgttctagccttttcacatctatcgttaaaccagtcctgctttccaacttctctatgttgtcttattggtacaaatttttctcaccttctttgtatatttttataaattccttccacttttcatttgctcccttagcactcttgaatttcatccaatttgtctcttgaaagaatttctttaggtttccaaaatctgtcttggcataattccatcttcccactttatattcttcatttcttctagatttctcttcatctatcaccttgaactccaaaactgcatgatcactctttgctaaagtgtgtgtgtgtgtatttacctagttgtagttttacagggcctgggctttatgctcgtgtggccccgtctgtgtttgtgtgtttgtgcgcacACCTCGTAACTAACAtttaatgggaagactggccaaTACATTTAAAGAATCAGATGAAATATTAATGTTTCCTGAGAAGTCAATGCAGTCAGATAAAGGCATAAAATACAAGCTATACTTTAATAGCCTAAGAGATGGGGGagtgaagagatgatgaagtaTTATTTAGGTGAAGGATGAATTGAaagccaaagtaaaaaaaataatgaaagcaaaTGCTCTCAAATTGAGAATTGGTAGTggaatgcaaaggaaggaaaaagatagaggaTATGATGCTATGCTTATCCAATAAATAGATGTGATATGAGGACTGCAATATCAATTCATGTCATAACAcagtaacaatgtaaaatattttgttacattagtgaaatgaagaaaatctgTATTATGCGATTCAAACAGAAGAgtttgatgaaaacaagaagcTACACATGTACATGGCTGGGTTAAAGCATGGTCTAAGTAAATCATGCTTTCACTACAATCCTAAATTGGGATAGATATGGTGACATGATTAACTTTTGTAATGTCTCCTATATGATATAGGTACTTATAATGGAAGATACTTCCTGTTAAGATAATTTCATTCAGTGTGATTTCTTGCTTCAAATACTCTTCTTAACATTGTAACAAAATTGTCTAAATTCTTCAAACTATATATACTTTAggtcagtggttcttaacctggggacGTGGGTGATTTCCAGGGGGGGCACGAACCTCAGGTGAAAAGTAGaagtttttctatttatggGTTATTTTCATGACAAGAGCATGGGCCAGTACTGCAAAGATAAGCTTATAAAATAATGCAAAAGTATCGTTGTCACTAACTCTTGTTTCCAAAAGTTTCCCAGACATACCATTTTTCGTATATCTATGTGAAACTGCATTTTCTACGCTCGTTGCTATCAAAACCAAGTACAGAAACCGCCTGAACGTTGAAGGGGACTTCCGTTGTGCACTCTCAAGCATTCGACcatgtattcaagatctggtagctaagaagcagtgtcaaatatctcactaaccatgtattcaagatctggtagcttagagcagtgtcaaatatctcactaaccatgtattcaagatctggtagcttagagcagtgtcaaatatctcactaatgTAATTCATGCTTAGTAAATGGACTAAATAgccattttttaaaattttctttttaaatctggGAGTGAAATTTGTCTATAGATGCAAGGGGGGCATGGATGGAAAGAGCATTTTCTAGAGGGGGCGTGGTAGTAAAAAGAttaagaaccactgctttaGGTGTATATGGGCATAatgaacaaagataaaaagtttGCAACCATAATCTTAGATGAAGACTACCAATTTACTAATGCTCAAGATGGATTAAGGTTACATCATAGTTTTAAAACCCACTTGCAAAGTGTCAAGGATACCAACTTCAGTCAGAGACAAAAGTACTTCTAACATGAAATTACACTACTATTTACCAAGAAGACTCACCTGTTCCAGCTCCCGGTGAAGGGCAATAACTgctttctctctatttgtcaCCAATTCTTCAAGATACTGGTAACGTAGCTTCTTACGAGCACGACACTCCCTTGCACTCTGCCGACTGCGTTCTGTAAATTGCCATGAATATGGTAACTGCAACTCATTTAAGTACTCAACTTCATATGATAAATAATTTCTTTGTAGCAATGTGGATAATAAACTGAAATCCAAGTAAAAAAATAGTTACACAAAATCGAGTTAAATACTGCAATAGGaaagcattatatatatatatatatatatatatatatatatatatatatatatatatatatatatatatatatgtatatatatatgaaatgtaTCTAATGTACATATAACTTAAGTGACATGAAACATAAACAAGAccattttcaaaatttttcttcattcttctaacATTAAATGTACCGGGTaatatgataaatgaataatctGTCAAGTTAAATAAGTACACCAAATATACCATACCTAGTTTAGCCTTCATGTCAGACTTGGCTTTACGGCCTGGCTTCCTGCCTCGCTTTGTGCCTTCCCGCTTGCTGCCCTgaagatagaataaaaagaaaggaaattatacAATATTATGCTGTTGTACATGATCAACTAAGCAAAATGTTCCAAGGATATCA
This region of Portunus trituberculatus isolate SZX2019 chromosome 12, ASM1759143v1, whole genome shotgun sequence genomic DNA includes:
- the LOC123502600 gene encoding REPTOR-binding partner-like isoform X2, whose product is MLLYGPNANGKLEEAGDRRCRRVDEVLARRLGSKREGTKRGRKPGRKAKSDMKAKLERSRQSARECRARKKLRYQYLEELVTNREKAVIALHRELEQYRVWSKELDEGKVPEGVLKLIEDEKVKKNEKE
- the LOC123502600 gene encoding cAMP-responsive element-binding protein-like 2 isoform X3, whose amino-acid sequence is MEVDDFPAQEAALDTEGSKREGTKRGRKPGRKAKSDMKAKLERSRQSARECRARKKLRYQYLEELVTNREKAVIALHRELEQYRVWSKELDEGKVPEGVLKLIEDEKVKKNEKE
- the LOC123502600 gene encoding REPTOR-binding partner-like isoform X1, with translation MESVCVVLVGVWLQGCGWRASCGGCQRVVRSYDARLCRRRSSGEGSKREGTKRGRKPGRKAKSDMKAKLERSRQSARECRARKKLRYQYLEELVTNREKAVIALHRELEQYRVWSKELDEGKVPEGVLKLIEDEKVKKNEKE
- the LOC123502600 gene encoding cAMP-responsive element-binding protein-like 2 isoform X4, coding for MFTFGAYRYGSTYGSKREGTKRGRKPGRKAKSDMKAKLERSRQSARECRARKKLRYQYLEELVTNREKAVIALHRELEQYRVWSKELDEGKVPEGVLKLIEDEKVKKNEKE